A segment of the Acidobacteriota bacterium genome:
TCGTCGCCAATCAACATGGCGATCACGACGTCCGGATCGTCCTGGCCGAGTTCCGGCGTCTCGTTCAACAGCACGCTTTGGCCGGCGTTCGTGTTGAAGCCGGACGCGATGAGGATGGCCTCGAGTCGCGCGAACCCCGCTTCAAGAATCTGCCGCCGCCGAGATGCCACTTACGCCTCCACCACCAACACGCGCGTTTGGTCGAACTCGATGCCGATCGTGCTGTCTACCTTCCACAGCTTCGCGGCTTCCCCGGCCTGCTCGGGCGCGCTGACCAGCGTGCCTTTCGGCACCGTCGGCACCTTGTCCCGTCGCAGGACCATCAGCTTCATGTGCTCGCTGCGGCTCAGGTCGAACCCGACAGGGTTCCCGTCGGTCGAGGCGTTCACCCAGGTCACCGTGGTCTCAATCGGCGTGGTGTCCGCGGGTGTCGGCCGTGTCACCACAGCCGGCACCCCGAACGCCCGCATGATTGCCGCCATAGAGACCCGGGCATCCGCCATCAGCGTCGACTAGCTGCCCTGAACGACCTTGATGACCGCGCGCGGGCGCGTGCACAGGTTGAGCGGGTTCGACTGCGCGTGGACCTTGGCCCATTCCTGCATCTGCGGGTCGATGGCGACGCGCGAGTAGTAGGGCAGGCCGACGGTGTTGACGGTGTCGAGGAACTTCGCCGGCGCGTAGCGCGTGATGAAGATCCCCGTGCCTTCGGGCACCACGAAGCACTCGGCGTCGGCGAAGAACTTCGTGCCGTTGACGCTGCCGCGGTAGTTCTCGAAGGTGATGCCGCCGTATTCGAACCCCTTGCGGAGGTCCTTGCGGAGCGTCTGGCTCTCCTGATACTTCAGGCTTTCCTTGACGTCCGGGTGCTCGACGAGCTGGTCGAAGAACGTGTCACCGCAGAACGCGCGGTAGCCGGTGACCGCCTCGGCGCCGAGCTCGTTCTCGCTCAGGCGCTGGATCTCGACGCAGCGGCGCCGGATCTCTTCGCCGTCCGAGTTCAGGTCGATCTCGGCCGTCTGCTGCGAAACGCCGAACTCGGTGAACAGGTTGAACAGCGTCGAGTCGTCGGCGTCGAGCACCAGGCCCTTGATGGCGCCCACGCGGTGCCGCTCGAGCGTCACGTCGAGGTCGCCCTTGAGCTTCGCCTGGCGCTGGGCCACGACGGCCTGCACGCCTTCCGTGGCGTTCTCGCTGCCGAAGGCCCGCACACCCTGCACGTGCTGCGGCAGGATGGTCGATTCTTTCTTCAGGTGCGGCACGACGAAGCTCCGCACCTTGCGCTTGTCGCCGCCAACCGTCGCCGCCGGGGCTCCGGGCTGGCTGGTCTGCACCAGGGCGATCGAGCCGTCGAGCTCCTCGATGACGGCCACATCGGTGGTAATGCCCTCCGACTGGAACAGGCCGAGGCTGCCGATGCGACCGGGCTTGTGCGGCATCTTGTTGATAGCCGCGGTCAGCGACATCAGCGTGAACGCGTCGTTGTTGAAGATGTTGATCAGGCTGCTCATGGTGTCCTCGTTGTCCTCCTGCCGGTTGGGTTTCGCGCGCCCCGACTAGGAGCGTGCCTTCACGCCCAGCGCGGCCAGATCGGCCAGGCCTGCAGCGTCATCCACGCCCTCGTCCCACGAGAGCTCGGAGGTGCGCACTTCAGCGCCCCAGTTGATGATCACGCCGTCGTAGTCGACGGCCGCATCGGTGTCGTTCACGATCTTGTCGAACAGCACGCCGGCGGCCGTTTCACGGCCATCGGACGAAGCATCGTCGAACGCCACGTACTTGCCGGTGGCGCTGACCTGGCCGAGCACCTTGCCCGGGTTGAAGGTCGTGTTGGCGGGCACCGTGACGGTCACCGCGTCGCGGCTGATCCGACCCGGTGACTCGGTGTGGAGGAATTCCCCTGAATACTTGCCTTCGGTCAGAACAGACATTGCGAACTCCTATTGAGAAACGGTGGCCTTGTTGTGCTGCGCGTAAATGGCGGCCGCGTCAATACGGGCCGTCGCCTTCGTGCCGGTGTCCGGGTCGAGCGTGGGGTCGATGTTGGCTTCCGCCTTCATTGCGACGAGCGTGGTCAGGTGCGCCTTGACCTCGTCGATGGTCATGTTGGTCTTGACCAACTGGTCGGCCACCCGCTCGCACTTCGCATTCGCGCAGAGGGCCCGCACCGACGTTTCGCGCGCCGCCGCGGCCGCCCGCACGGCTTTCGCCTCGTTGACACGCGTGGTGACCTGTGCGAGTGGCGCCTTCTCGGTGATCAGCGCCTGCGCCACGTCGATGCCGAGACCGGCGTCGGCGCACAGCTGCAGCACGTCGGAAGCCGCGGCGGCCTGAGGCGGTTCAGCCGCCTTTGGCTGTTCCGGTGCGAGGAACGCCTTCACCTGATCCCGGTATTGATCCGGAACGGTGAGCGTGGCCATCACCCGGCTATCGAGGCACGCCGCGGCTTTCAATCCCTCGATCTTCTCGGTGGCGAAGCCCTTGGCGATCGCTTCATCAGCGTTCAGCCAGGTTTCGGCCGCCATGAGGGCCTGGATGTCTTCCGTCGACAGCGTCGAATGCCACTGGTAGGTGGTCACGATCTGGTCGCGGAACTTGTCGAAGTCGTCTGCGGACTGGCGCAAGGCCTTCGCGTTGCCGCAGACGCAACCCCACGGGTCATGCACGAACATCAGGGCGTTGTCGCCCATGCGAATGGTGTTGCCGGCCATCGCAATAACGGACGCGATGCTGGCCGCCAACCCCTCGACGATCACGTTCACGGTGCGGCCCTTGGTCATGCGCTGGTCGCGCAGACCGTTGGCAATCGCGATGCCCTCGAAGACGCTCCCGCCCTCGGAGTGCAACTTGACGTTGAGCGACTTCACCGTCGCCGGCAGGGCACTCAGGATGTCGAGGAGCTTCTTCGCCGAGACGGCGTCGTCGTCCCACCAGGACTTGCCGATGTAGCCGTAAATCAGCACGTCGGCCTCTTCGGGCTTTTCCGCCTGATTGACGACGTTGAACCATTTGCGCGGCTCGCTCATTGCTGTGCTCCCTGTGGCTGGGTGTTCGTGTCTTCGACGTCCTTGGCTTCAGGCGTGCTGCCCTTGAGCGACACGCGGCCATCAGAGTCGTGCTTCAGGCCCATCTGGTCGGCCCGCGCGTTGTCGTCTTTCTGCTGCTGGTCGATCTGCTCGACGTCCTCACCGTGCTCACTGACGACGGACGCGCGCGAGGTGAAGCCGTTGCGAATAGCTTTTTGATCGGCTTCGACGTCCTGCACGGGATGCAGGTAGGCCCAGCCCTGCGGCATCCACTTGACCTTCGTGAACGGCGTCGGGTCAGCGAGATACGAATTCGGGAACGGCAGCTTGCCGGCCAGGAACGCTGCGTTCAGCCACGCCAGCCACACGCGACGGCACAACTGAAAGCCAATGATCTGGTGCTGCCAGGCCTGAATGCGGCGCCGGAACTCGGCCAGCAGCACGCGCATGATGCGGTCGTTTAGGTTGCGCAGGTCGCCGGTCACCACTTCGTATGGCACGCCGACCGCCACGCACGCCGCCATCAGCTGCTGGCGCATGAACTCGGGATACATCTCGCCGACGGCGGGAGGCTCGGAGAACTTCACATCCTGCCCGGGGTCGAGTTCCTGGAACAACCCGGGCTCCAGCGGCACCAGCGGGCGCTTTGCGGTGTTCTGCGAGGCGCTGAGGCCAGTCAGCGGGTGCGGCGAGTCCGCGCCGTCCGTGGCGTCCTTGTTCGTCACAAACGCCACGAACATGTTGGCCAGTTGTTGGCGCAGCAGCGTGGCGTCGTCGAACTTGTTGGCGTCGAACAGACGCGTCAGCGCCGGCGTGAGGACCGGCAGCCCGCGCAACTGCCCAGGACGTAGCGGGTCGAACAGGTGAATGACCTCATGCTCCGGGACCCGACGTAGCGAGCCGCGATCGAAGTCGTCCAGGTCACCGGGCCGCGACGGGTGGAACCAGTAGGCGACGCGCCGACCAATGCGATCGAACTCGATGCCGGCCTTGATGCGATTGCCATTCGCCGTATAGGTGGTGTGCTGGTGCGGGCACATCTCCGGCTCGAGGATCTGCAGCTGCAGCGGCACCGTCAGGCCGTCCTCGAGGAACCGCGGGCGCAGGCGCACGAAAGCCTCACCGCCCTCAAACCACCCGCGCGTGGCCTGGGTCTGCTGGCCGTAGTAGTCGAGCACGCCATCGGCGTCGCTCTCGTCAGTCCACTGCTCGAACAGCTCCTGAATCTGGGCCCGCAGGCTGGTATCCGCCGCGCGCGACAGCGGCTTGATCCCGGTGCCGACGACGTTCGACACCAACTTGTCGATGGGGCTCTTGGCGAAGCCGTCGTTGCGGGTCGCCTGGCGCGAGCGGTTGCGCAGCGTCGAGAGGTTCCACAAGACCGAGGCGTTCGGACTGACGTCAGGCGCGACCCAGCCCAGCGCCCGGCGGCCCGTGCCGGCGGCCTCGAACGCCGTGTTCTTGACGTTGGGGACTGACGACATACGCGTCATGGCCCCAACGCGCACCGGCGCATCCAGTTCGGGCGAGGCACTGAAGGAGGTGGCCATCAGTGGAACCCACTCCCGGAGGCGTAGCCGACGGACTGCTTCGAACGACCACCGAGCAGCTCGCGCAGCAGGCTCTTGAAGTAGCCGATGCGCGACTGCAGCTCGTTCGAAGAGTTGTAGGTGATGCCACGATCAGCAAACTGCACGCCCTTCTCGACGAGCAGAAGCCCGTCCTCAAGGGTCTGAATGCGTTCGCGGAGCTGCGCCTCGGTGTAGGCCATTCGGGTGTTCGCTACCGAGGATCGGGCCGTTCCGAGGAATCTGTATTTCTTATGTACTTTTATTCGGTCCGGTGAGGGACCGTCTTCGGGCGGGCACCCGCGATCAACACGCCGCGCAGCACCCGCTGGAGAGGCACGCGCAACCGGTGGCCGCGGTGGCAGTAGGTATCGAAGACGTCCTGCGGCAGGCGCAGTGTCACGAGCACCATTGGGTTTGCAGCCTTCGGGCGGCCGCGCTTTCCCCGGGTCAGCGGATGCGGCTGCTGGTGCGCGCCGGGATCCTCGCGCCGGCGGGCCATCACAGCGACACCGCCAACGCTTGCCGCTCAAGCGAACGCCAGAGGGTCACCAGCGGCCGCACGCCAGGCTTGGTGGCCGGCTGCAGGTTGAATACGGCCAGCCGCAGCGCGCTCTTCACGTGCACGATCCGTGTGCGCGCCGGCGCGAAGTCGCTCCAGGCGCTGTCTTCGCAGTTCCACTCAAGGCACGGCAGCGTGGCTAGCCGCAGGTCGGCCGGCGGCGACGCCAGGACGCAGCCGAGGGCCGCCTGGTTGAGCCCACCGAACCGGGCGCGCCACTTCTGATGCAAGGGCCGGTCGGTCAGCATCCGCCGGTTGACATCCGCCCACTGACGCAGGAATGCCTTCGAGCGGTCGTTCACGCGCAGGAACACCACGCCGGCATTCAACGGCAGCTTGTAGGGCTTCGGGCGCACCGTGTAGGCCACGTCGAACGCCTCCTGCCACACGTCGTCCAGCGGCCGCAGGATGACGGTGTCGGCGTCGATCAGCAGCACCTCGGCGCCGTCGGGGAGTTGCTGCACCGACTCACTCCAGAAGTCCAGCTTGTGGGTGTTCGCGCGATACGATTCCTCGACCGCGCCCGACCGCTTCGGCCGATCGAGGCGGATGATCCGCCGTTCCCAGTCGGGACACTGCCGAGCGGCGGTGGCGGCCAGAACCGGCGCGAGCCGATCGAACTGGCCGCCCGCGTCGCCGAAGTAGCACGACACCAGCAGCCTCACCGGTAGAACCTGCCAATCCACGGGAACTCGCGTTGCACGTCTCGCTGCCACGGGTCGCGGCGACCGTGGAACATCACGATTCGCGCATCAACCGGCAGGTGTTGCGATCGGCGCAGGTCGTTCCTCAGGCTGTAGATGCCATCCGCTCGCGTCCACTTGGCCTCGGCCGGGCCAAGGCAATGCGAGATCCATCCCTGATCGGAGCCGTAGCACCCAGCCAGCCGCGCCGCGGCGGGCGAGGTCGCCGGATCGAACCGCTCCCACACCTGCGGCCTGGCGCCAGCCGTGAGCAGCACCATCGAGCCGTTGTAGGCCGTGGTCGGGTGCGTGCCGCCCCAGAACACCGCGTCTTCCGGCCGGTCCCAGACTGGCGTCACGTCGCCCGTGATCACGCAGTCCAGGTCGATCGACACAAACCGTGGGCCAAAGAACTGCCCGGCGTCAGGCGCGAAGGCACGCAGGCGCCGGTAGCAGCTCGGGCTGCGGGCCCCATGCGGGCTGGCCAGGTCGGCGTGGTCGGGCCACAGCGGCACCACCTCGACATCCGCATCAAGGCCGGTCGCATCGTCCGTAACGCAGATGAAGCGGTGCGGCCGCTGGTAGTTTCTCGCGACCATCCGCTTGAGCGTGTTGACGGTCGAGGGCGGATAGACAGACCGGTAGCCAGGCGCGGGTTTCCAGCGCCAGCACACGACTGACAGGTCAGTCACAGCAACCGCTCATAGGGGAACGTGACGCGCAGCGGCCGCCACTTTGGATCCTTGTTCCGCTGCTCGCGGATCCTCGGAACGTTGGTCTTGTCCTGCTCTTCCTTCCGGCCATACGTTGTCGTCGACGCGTCGGCGAGCACCTCTCGGGGATAGCGGACCAGCACGTCCTCCCGCATCACGACGACGCGGGCCGTGGCATGAACCCTGTCGCGGAACTCCGCATCGGTGCCGTAGAAGCCGGAGAACCGTTCGTCGTAGCCGCCGATGTCGTCAAACATCGACCGCGTGAGGAACCAGCTATTCGGGTGCGGCTTGTAGGGCGTCATCGCTGGCGCATCGACGCGCGCGAACCGGTGCACGCTGCGCGGGTCCAGCCGCTCGGTCATCAGCGCGCACAGCGTGGCCGCCGGAACGACGTGATCGATGTCGGTCAGCAGCACCCACTGCGTGTCGGCCACGGCGACGCCGAGGTTTCGACAGAACAGCCAATTCCATCGGACGTCCACTTTGGTCCGGTAGAGTCGGAACGACGCCACGCCGGTCTCTTCAACGGCCGGCAGCGCGGGCGCCGTGGGCGAGCAGTCATCGACCACCACCACGTGGAGGCGCCGCTTGATGTCGTCTGGATACTCGCGCCACACGCGCTGTTGCTCGCGCAGCATTCCGGGGTTCTCGTAGAAGGGCAGCACCAACGTGATCGCGCGCATCGATCCCACCTACACCGCCCCTTTGTGAACAAACACGTAGTCGCTGCCAGGCGCGGACCGCACCTGCCGATAGCCCAGGTCCTGCAGCAGCCGGCGCACGTCGTCATCGGTCTTGCCGAAATGCTTGGTGAACTCGCGGAGTTCGACTTGGATCACCGGGTGCGAGCGGCGAATCGTCTCCACTGCGCCCTGCAGAGCGTGGCACTCGTATCCCTCGATGTCGAGCTGCAGGAAGTCGACGTCGAAGAGATCCATGTTGTCGACGGTGGTCATGTAGGCCGACTGGCCTTCGTCGGTCGTGCTGATGCGATGGGACCCGAGACTCTTGTGCTTCACGCGACAGGGGCCATGCGCAGCCCCAAGGGCCGCGGGGCTCACCACCACCGACGCGGGGACGTTCCGTTGTAGGCATTCCCGCGAGATGGCATCCGGCTCGAACGTGTAGACACGGGCGAACGTCTCAGCCAGGCGCCGCGGCCAGAGGCCGATGTTGCCGCCGGCTTGGACCGCCGTCCGGCGCGTCGTGCAGAACTTCAAGCCGACGTCGAGCGAACCGAGGTGATCGAGCGAGTGCCGCCACTTCTCGGCCACGTCATCCGGCCACCACACGCCTTGAATCTGGATCACGGCTGCGCCTGCCCGCCCCACGCGGCGTCGAACCACGGCCAGCGCAGCACCGCTTCATGGTTCTTTGGTTTCTTGACCAGCACCACCTTCGCCTCCGCCGGCCATGGCGGCTGCACCCGCGAGATCCGTGGGAACCACTCGACCGGCAGGCCTGCGGCATCGTGGGCCTGTTCGCCGATCCAGTCCTGATCGGTGCTGAGACTGGCCGCGCTGGCCGGCGTCCAAGTGTCGAAGAGGCGTCCCTGCGTCCCGGCGTCCCACACCATCACCGAGCCGTTGAACCGACGCACGAGACGGCGCCCATACCGGTCGGTATCGATGCGAGGGCGCTCGGCCGCGAGTTCGTCAGCGGCCAGCGCGAAGGGCGCCGGGTAGTCGACGATGGGGTCGAGCGGCGCCACGATGAGCGTATCCAGGTCGAGATACAAGACCCTGCCGCCCCAGGCGCGGTCGTGCTCAAACAGCCTGAGCTTGGTCCAGAGCGCGAAGCATTCCGGCAGCCGAGCGACCTCCACCGCTTCGACACCGGCCGGCATGGCGTGCGGCTGGTCGGTCAGACAGACGAACCGAAATGGCCGGGCGAGGTGTCGGCGCACCATCGCCAGCAGCCGGCGGACATACTCCGGCGTGTAGGGATACTCGCCCTTCACCAACACGCAGGCGACGGTCAGAGGAATGTCGATCATCGCCGCTTCGCCTTTCGGCTGCGATTGATCAGCACGTAGCGAGCGAATCGGGTGTTGCCGCAGCGCCGAACGCGTCCCTTTGTCCTCAGGCGGTTCAACGCCTCGCGCGCCGCAGGCGGCTCCATGCGGGCATAGGCCGCAATCGCAGGCACCTGCCGATGGCCGGCAGCGATGGCCTCGACGACTAGAAAGTCCGCTCCACCAACGGGGGCGCGACCCGATCGTCGCACCGGCGTCATGGCAGCAGCACCGCAACCCATTCACGCGCCGGCTTCCCTGGCCGAATGGCGACGTCAGGGATCACCGTGAACCCGCGCGCCTGAGTTCGCGCGTGCCACCAGCCGCCGGGCTCGACGATCAGGTGCGCGTTGCGACCGTCGGCGAGGGTCTTACTGGCCAGTCTCGTCGCGACCACCACGAAGACGGCCTTGCGCGCCAGTGACCGCATATGGTCCAGGACGGTATCCAGTCGATCCGGTTCGATGTGCTCGAGGACGTCCGTCGAGACCACCAGGTCAGCGAACGACGGCAGCGCATTCTTTCCAGGGATCGCCGGGTCATATTCGCGGCAGACCAGCGCCGGATGCTTCGCGCGGATCGCGGTCGCCAGCGTCCCTTGGCCGCAACCGTAGTCCAGGACGGACATCGCGTCGTATTGCGCGGCCAGCGCTGCGACGACATCGACCCACTTCGAACCCTTGCCGCCATAACCCCGCGGCGTGGCGTGGAGCGCGCGCTGTGTCTCGAGGTAGGCCGGTGAGATCAGGTCTTGGGCGCGCGTCATCGCTGCACGTAGGTGAAGTTGCGACGCGCAGCGCCGGTGAATCCGGCACTCCGGTAGTCGTCGAGGGAATAGCCGGCCGCGAGGGCCTCGTCCAGTAGCTGGTCGAACAACGCCTGCAGCTCTGGCCGAGGGTGCGGCAGGATGGCGCCGGCATACCAATGCGAGCGGCCTTCGCGTTGCAGCCGCGGGATCGCGTGCTTCAAGTGAAGCTGGTGCTCGATCCTGGTGTAGTGAATCGCCTTGACGCGCGGGTCGCCGAGCTCGTAGCCGCGCAGGTCACCGCAGTCCCAGTTGCCGTCAAAGGGCGCCAACACTTCAGGGTGCGCCCGGAAGTAGTTCAGCACCGTGCCGTGCGCATCCGACAGCCGGCGCAAGGCGTCGAGCGGCGGCACGTGGCGCCTGGCACGCTCGCAATCGAACAGAATGCAAGACGTGGTCAGCTTGCCCGTAGCGCTGCGCACCAGCGCAACATCCGGGATGTCCTGCGCCCACAACTCGGCGAGATCGGCCACGAACAGAAAGTCGACGTCGGTGTAGATCGCCCGGCCCTTGAACTCGCAGACACCCGGGATCGACCAGCGGAAGTGCGTGAACGGCGTGCGCCCGGTGCCGCAGGCCCAGCCGCTCCACGGGCCATGCGACGACTGCCGCATCCACGTGATGTCGAGGGGCAGGCTGCAATGCTTGCGCGCCGAGTATTCGAGAACCATCTCGGCCTCGAGGTCCTCGGAGTTGGCGCTGGTGCCGACGAAGAGACGAATCGGATCGCTCATAGGCTTGGCTTCGAATGAGGTGCGGGTGGATTCGAACCACAGCCCGGAGCGTCGAGGGGTGTGCCCCTCTCCGAGCCCTGCACACAAGACCGGCATTCCAGAAGCGGCCTTGGTTGCACCGCCCATCCGGTTTCACTACACCTCATACGAACTCCTCGAGCGGCCGGCGCTCGAAACACGTGACGCGCGAGATGGGCGAGCAGTTGACAATGCGGACGCCCTTGGCCGCGGCATCGGCCCCCATCGCCGGCAGCACGGCCATGTGGCGCTGAAAGTGGTCTTCGGGCGGAAACTGCAGCGGGTGCTTGCAGAAGTGCCCGCCACGCATGTCGTAGCCGACCAGGACGATCGTGTTGGCGCCGAAGTGGTAGGCCAGGTTGATGGCCGACGTGCCGGTGTCCAGGCCGGTGACGTGGTCGGTCAGGTCGCTCAGCGTGCCGTGCGCCTTCGACCGCGTCACCCGCTTGAAGACCGGATCCAACCCTTTGCAGTAGCGGCCGCGCACGATCGCGTGGCAGCCCGGGGCGTCTCGCTTGGTCCATCGCGGCAAGAGCCCGGCCGCGATCTCCTCGGTCCATTCACCGGACATGAAGAACACGTCGGCGTCTGGCCTGAGCACCACGCCGTGCTTCACGGCGATCACCGGCCCATTGAATCGCCGGATCAGGTCCACCTGCGGACCCGCGCTCTCGCCAGTGCACACGACGAGACACGTGGCGCCTGGCCATTGCTTCGGCACATGCCATGGCGTCGGCGGCGTCCAGGTCATCCCTTGTCCTTGTCGGTGACCCACATCGGTTCACCGCGGCGCCGCTTGCGGAGGAACATGCCAATGTGGCCGAGGTCGATGGCGTGCACCCCGCGCGCGCACAGATCTGCCGCGAGGACCGTCGCCGTTGGTCCGAGGCAGATCAAGGCCCGGGCGGGTGTGCCGACGCGCTCGAGGATCTGCGCGTAGTCCGCCCACGCGTGCTGGCGCGCGCAAACGACTTCGGTGACGTGGCCGGCGCCGACCAGATCCTCGGCTACCAGCGACTTCGAGCTGCCGCGCACCAGCGTCACCGCCTGGCCCACCCACAGCGATTCGAGGTGCTGCCAGTAGTCGTCGGTGTTGATCCACGGCGCGGAGTCTGGCCGGGAGATGAACGAGCTGACATAGGGCCGCTCGACCAGGAAGCGCCCGAACCCCATGTGCTTGCCCCAGAAGTCGGCCTTGGGCGTGTTGCTGCGAATGTTCGGGATGCCGACGAGGCAGTCGCCGGAGTCGCGGAGGATGGCCCTCAGCCGCTGCGCTAGCACCGCATCGCCAACCTGCGACTTGATGCCGCTGCCGTCGGCGCACAGCTTGAACTCACCATCACCGTAGCGGGCGATGCTCTTGCCGCCCGCGACAAGGGCGAGCGTGGCGCGCTCGTCGAGCACGTCAGGATACGAAGCCATGTTGTGAAGGTGGCAACTGCACTGGCAGCCCTGCCGTGAACAGTGTGCAGTCGTCGGAATTGTCGAGAAGGGATTTATTCCCCGGTTTGCTCTGTTTGCTCTATTTGCTTGTGTTCCCCGTGGAACTCAAGCCGCGACAGCCGGCAGCCGCTTCGCCGCCTCGGGCCAATACTCGGCGCAGTAGCTCTGGAACTTCGACAACGGAATCCGGTAGAGGCACCGCGTCACGCCGAGGGGCGTCCGTCGCTCGAAGACGTCGGCTTTCAACCGCCCGTCGCGAATTTCGTTGCGCACGAACTGTGGCGTCACGCCGAGGAAATCAGCACACGTGCGCGTTGTCCAGATCACTTCCGTCATCACTCGCCTCCGAGATACGTGCTACGCGATACGCGCCGATCGTTGCCGGCGTCTTGCGTTTGGACTGGCACCGCCCTGCGATGAGTCGCGGCTGGCTTCGACTGCTGCGCAGCCGCCGCGGCCTTCTCCAACACCTCGGCCATCTGCTCGATGTTTGGGCGCAGCAGCTTGAACGCGGCCAGCGCCAACACCGCCGTGTCGAGCGCCTCGTTGCGTTCCCGATCGAGCACCCAGACGCTGTGGGTGATCACACCCGCCTTGTTCGTGCGGGTCTCCTTGTGCTCGGAGCAAAGCTGCGCGAAATACTCTTCGTCGATCGTGTCGAGTTCGATCGGCCAGTGCATCAACTGCGGCTGCCCGGGCTCAACCGTCAGGTAATTCATGACGTCGGACTTGGCGTCATCGACGTTGATGGGATACAGCCGGACCGGCCGCGGCGACTTGCCATAGCGCTTCTCACTGGGCTTGCCGACGATCGGCTCGCCAGAGCGACCGCCGAAGCCCTTCGTGGCGAACACGCGCCGGTGCTGATACCGGAGCACGAAGTCGTAAATCTCCTCGGTGGCATAGCCGGTGTCGATGCACGTGGCTTGGATGGGCAGGTCGACGCCGCTGGCGTGGTGATACTTGCGCTGCAGCGCCTCCCACAACGCGTCGCGGGTCTCGGCCTTCTTCGGGTCGCCCGGCACGACGCGGTTGTCGACGACGAACCGCTCTTCGCCAGGGCCCCAACCAATCACCTGCAGCTCGAAGCGGTTGTCCTGGACGTCGACGCCACAAGTGAGGACCGGCGCCTGCAGCGGAACCTCGATGCCGGGCCCGTAGTGCTCGCGCCGCTTCATCAGCGTGTGCGACTCGATCTTGCCGCCGCGCTCTTCCCAGCCTTCCGCGAGCGTGGTGTTGATGAAAACCTTGAGGTTCTCTTTGCCGCGGGCGCGAGCCGACAGCCACTTCTCGACGAGGCGCTGCAGCGTGACGTCGCCGAGCGTCGAGACCATGGCAGGCAGGTGGAAGCCGACCAGTCCGGTTTCCTTGGGCTCGGCAGTGGGAATCCACCCGAAGCCGGGCGTGTGCGACGCCTCGAGGATCAGGCGGCGCCGTTCGGGCTCGGTGATCTGGTAGCCGCAGGGGCACTCGACGCGCGCCGTCGAGGGGTCGCGATCGTCGAACACCACGAGGAAGTGCTGGCCAGCGTCTTTCGAGTCGGCCTTCGGCTTCCGCCAGACAATCCAATCGAGCCGGCCGCAACCTGGGCACGTGATGTGGAACCGACGCTGGTCGCTGCGCCCATACATGACATCGATGCGGCCGCCAACGAGCGTCGGCGTGGAGACGAAGATCGCCAGGGCGTCGTGGAAGGTGGTCGTGCGGTTGATCAGCAGGTCGGCCGGGTCGCCTTCGTCGCCCACCACGGCCGGAAAGCGATCGACGTCGTC
Coding sequences within it:
- a CDS encoding major capsid protein, with the protein product MSSLINIFNNDAFTLMSLTAAINKMPHKPGRIGSLGLFQSEGITTDVAVIEELDGSIALVQTSQPGAPAATVGGDKRKVRSFVVPHLKKESTILPQHVQGVRAFGSENATEGVQAVVAQRQAKLKGDLDVTLERHRVGAIKGLVLDADDSTLFNLFTEFGVSQQTAEIDLNSDGEEIRRRCVEIQRLSENELGAEAVTGYRAFCGDTFFDQLVEHPDVKESLKYQESQTLRKDLRKGFEYGGITFENYRGSVNGTKFFADAECFVVPEGTGIFITRYAPAKFLDTVNTVGLPYYSRVAIDPQMQEWAKVHAQSNPLNLCTRPRAVIKVVQGS
- a CDS encoding head decoration protein, yielding MSVLTEGKYSGEFLHTESPGRISRDAVTVTVPANTTFNPGKVLGQVSATGKYVAFDDASSDGRETAAGVLFDKIVNDTDAAVDYDGVIINWGAEVRTSELSWDEGVDDAAGLADLAALGVKARS
- a CDS encoding Clp protease ClpP, whose translation is MSEPRKWFNVVNQAEKPEEADVLIYGYIGKSWWDDDAVSAKKLLDILSALPATVKSLNVKLHSEGGSVFEGIAIANGLRDQRMTKGRTVNVIVEGLAASIASVIAMAGNTIRMGDNALMFVHDPWGCVCGNAKALRQSADDFDKFRDQIVTTYQWHSTLSTEDIQALMAAETWLNADEAIAKGFATEKIEGLKAAACLDSRVMATLTVPDQYRDQVKAFLAPEQPKAAEPPQAAAASDVLQLCADAGLGIDVAQALITEKAPLAQVTTRVNEAKAVRAAAAARETSVRALCANAKCERVADQLVKTNMTIDEVKAHLTTLVAMKAEANIDPTLDPDTGTKATARIDAAAIYAQHNKATVSQ
- a CDS encoding phage portal protein, with product MATSFSASPELDAPVRVGAMTRMSSVPNVKNTAFEAAGTGRRALGWVAPDVSPNASVLWNLSTLRNRSRQATRNDGFAKSPIDKLVSNVVGTGIKPLSRAADTSLRAQIQELFEQWTDESDADGVLDYYGQQTQATRGWFEGGEAFVRLRPRFLEDGLTVPLQLQILEPEMCPHQHTTYTANGNRIKAGIEFDRIGRRVAYWFHPSRPGDLDDFDRGSLRRVPEHEVIHLFDPLRPGQLRGLPVLTPALTRLFDANKFDDATLLRQQLANMFVAFVTNKDATDGADSPHPLTGLSASQNTAKRPLVPLEPGLFQELDPGQDVKFSEPPAVGEMYPEFMRQQLMAACVAVGVPYEVVTGDLRNLNDRIMRVLLAEFRRRIQAWQHQIIGFQLCRRVWLAWLNAAFLAGKLPFPNSYLADPTPFTKVKWMPQGWAYLHPVQDVEADQKAIRNGFTSRASVVSEHGEDVEQIDQQQKDDNARADQMGLKHDSDGRVSLKGSTPEAKDVEDTNTQPQGAQQ
- a CDS encoding glycosyltransferase family A protein, translating into MRAITLVLPFYENPGMLREQQRVWREYPDDIKRRLHVVVVDDCSPTAPALPAVEETGVASFRLYRTKVDVRWNWLFCRNLGVAVADTQWVLLTDIDHVVPAATLCALMTERLDPRSVHRFARVDAPAMTPYKPHPNSWFLTRSMFDDIGGYDERFSGFYGTDAEFRDRVHATARVVVMREDVLVRYPREVLADASTTTYGRKEEQDKTNVPRIREQRNKDPKWRPLRVTFPYERLL
- a CDS encoding FkbM family methyltransferase; the protein is MIQIQGVWWPDDVAEKWRHSLDHLGSLDVGLKFCTTRRTAVQAGGNIGLWPRRLAETFARVYTFEPDAISRECLQRNVPASVVVSPAALGAAHGPCRVKHKSLGSHRISTTDEGQSAYMTTVDNMDLFDVDFLQLDIEGYECHALQGAVETIRRSHPVIQVELREFTKHFGKTDDDVRRLLQDLGYRQVRSAPGSDYVFVHKGAV
- a CDS encoding methyltransferase domain-containing protein, which encodes MTRAQDLISPAYLETQRALHATPRGYGGKGSKWVDVVAALAAQYDAMSVLDYGCGQGTLATAIRAKHPALVCREYDPAIPGKNALPSFADLVVSTDVLEHIEPDRLDTVLDHMRSLARKAVFVVVATRLASKTLADGRNAHLIVEPGGWWHARTQARGFTVIPDVAIRPGKPAREWVAVLLP
- a CDS encoding glycosyl transferase — translated: MSDPIRLFVGTSANSEDLEAEMVLEYSARKHCSLPLDITWMRQSSHGPWSGWACGTGRTPFTHFRWSIPGVCEFKGRAIYTDVDFLFVADLAELWAQDIPDVALVRSATGKLTTSCILFDCERARRHVPPLDALRRLSDAHGTVLNYFRAHPEVLAPFDGNWDCGDLRGYELGDPRVKAIHYTRIEHQLHLKHAIPRLQREGRSHWYAGAILPHPRPELQALFDQLLDEALAAGYSLDDYRSAGFTGAARRNFTYVQR